One window of Desulfarculus baarsii DSM 2075 genomic DNA carries:
- the rsxA gene encoding electron transport complex subunit RsxA, translating to MSFGDYLLFIVGAILVNNILLAKFLGNCPFLGVSKRMDTATGMSMAVIFVTTLAGMITWVVQYYMLVPLEIEYLQTIAFILVIAALVQLVEIIMQKTMPALYRALGIFLPLITTNCAVLGVAIINIGEEYDFVDTLVFSFSSAVGYSLALILFAGIRERFAMAPIPKVFEGTAIGLVTAGFLALAFSGFGGLVGH from the coding sequence ATGAGTTTCGGCGATTACTTGCTGTTCATCGTCGGCGCCATCCTGGTCAACAACATCCTGTTGGCCAAGTTCCTGGGCAACTGCCCGTTCCTCGGCGTCAGCAAACGCATGGACACGGCCACCGGCATGTCCATGGCCGTCATCTTCGTGACCACCCTGGCCGGCATGATCACCTGGGTGGTGCAGTACTACATGCTGGTTCCGCTGGAGATCGAATACCTCCAGACCATCGCCTTCATTCTGGTCATCGCCGCCCTGGTCCAGTTGGTCGAGATCATCATGCAGAAGACCATGCCCGCGCTCTACCGCGCCCTGGGCATCTTCCTGCCGCTGATCACCACCAACTGCGCCGTGCTGGGCGTGGCCATCATCAACATCGGCGAGGAGTACGACTTCGTGGACACCCTGGTGTTCTCGTTCTCCTCGGCGGTGGGCTACAGCCTGGCCCTGATCCTCTTCGCCGGCATCCGCGAGCGTTTCGCCATGGCCCCCATTCCCAAGGTCTTCGAGGGGACGGCCATCGGCCTGGTCACCGCCGGATTCCTGGCGCTGGCGTTTTCGGGCTTCGGCGGCCTGGTGGGCCACTGA
- a CDS encoding RnfABCDGE type electron transport complex subunit C, which produces MSVAQWFKGISLRRPPAPAASPSEAPAPERVYLPLRQHRGDVCEPQVQPGDQVALGQIIGSSESIEAALVHATVSGKVEQIIDISDAEGHPTPTVVIQNDGKDAWAAPDADALIIDNADQVLQTKPSHLLKAIRKAGLVRAAAHGLPMQAELSPPMAPRSYLFMTGIPVVRTIDTLIVKAVDADQPIIPNQAGLAGFGAELEIGIAAVARICGAQKVIIAAAKGADLGQLPQIAAAREWSISQVNGCHYPFGLDSMIINALTGREVPTPYGEPRDVGVLIEPLATILDVGRVLRTGRPVIDRLFTVAGDVAKPQTFRARLGTPMAEMIKAAGGASGQPGKVIIGGPMMGMAHFDLNTPVTKESDGLFVISLAKVQTFSGEPCIHCGRCVQVCPVNLIPAELGKMCQYGHYEEAADKDLMHCIECGCCAYVCPAKRPMVHLLRLGKTEVLARRAE; this is translated from the coding sequence ATGAGTGTCGCACAGTGGTTCAAAGGCATCAGCCTGCGTCGCCCGCCGGCACCCGCGGCCTCGCCCTCGGAGGCGCCCGCGCCCGAGAGGGTGTATCTGCCCCTAAGGCAGCACCGCGGTGACGTTTGTGAGCCTCAGGTTCAGCCCGGCGACCAGGTCGCTCTCGGTCAGATCATCGGATCGTCCGAAAGCATCGAAGCGGCCTTGGTGCACGCCACGGTCAGCGGCAAGGTCGAACAGATCATCGACATCAGCGATGCGGAAGGTCATCCGACGCCCACCGTCGTCATCCAAAACGACGGCAAGGACGCCTGGGCCGCCCCCGACGCCGACGCCCTGATCATCGACAACGCCGACCAGGTCTTGCAAACCAAACCCAGCCATCTGCTCAAGGCCATCCGCAAGGCCGGCCTGGTGCGGGCGGCGGCCCACGGTCTGCCCATGCAGGCCGAGCTCTCGCCGCCCATGGCCCCGCGCAGCTACCTGTTCATGACCGGCATCCCGGTGGTCAGGACCATCGACACCCTCATCGTCAAGGCCGTCGACGCCGACCAGCCGATCATCCCCAACCAGGCCGGCCTGGCCGGCTTCGGGGCCGAGTTGGAAATCGGCATCGCCGCCGTGGCCCGCATCTGCGGCGCGCAAAAGGTGATCATCGCCGCGGCCAAGGGCGCCGACCTGGGCCAACTGCCTCAGATCGCCGCGGCCCGCGAGTGGAGCATCAGTCAGGTCAACGGGTGTCATTATCCCTTCGGCCTGGATTCGATGATCATCAACGCCCTCACCGGCCGCGAGGTTCCCACGCCCTACGGCGAGCCCCGCGACGTGGGCGTGCTCATCGAGCCCCTGGCCACCATTCTGGACGTGGGCCGCGTGCTGCGAACGGGCCGGCCGGTCATCGACCGCCTCTTCACCGTGGCCGGCGACGTGGCCAAACCCCAGACCTTCCGCGCCCGCCTGGGCACGCCCATGGCCGAGATGATCAAGGCCGCCGGCGGCGCTTCGGGTCAGCCGGGCAAGGTGATCATCGGCGGGCCGATGATGGGCATGGCCCACTTCGATCTGAATACGCCGGTGACCAAGGAGAGCGACGGCCTTTTCGTGATTTCGCTTGCGAAAGTGCAAACTTTCTCGGGCGAGCCCTGCATCCACTGCGGCCGCTGCGTCCAGGTCTGCCCGGTGAATCTGATCCCGGCCGAACTGGGCAAGATGTGCCAGTACGGCCACTACGAAGAAGCCGCGGACAAGGACTTGATGCACTGCATCGAGTGCGGTTGCTGCGCCTATGTCTGTCCGGCCAAGCGGCCCATGGTCCATTTGCTGCGCCTCGGCAAGACCGAGGTTCTGGCCAGGAGGGCTGAGTGA
- a CDS encoding response regulator transcription factor, translating into MAKILIIDDDPDFTLATKAILTAAGHQVVAAPSGKVGLDMVKDEEPDLIILDIMMDSIFEGFSVTTTLRGTPEYMDYRQIPVLMCSGVKKMTGERFHMPKEADLAKGDDYLDKPFTAEQLLGKVNKLLGK; encoded by the coding sequence ATGGCGAAGATACTGATAATCGACGACGATCCAGACTTCACCCTCGCCACCAAGGCGATCCTGACCGCGGCCGGCCATCAGGTCGTGGCCGCGCCATCGGGCAAGGTCGGTCTGGACATGGTCAAGGACGAAGAGCCCGACCTTATCATCCTGGACATCATGATGGACTCCATCTTCGAGGGCTTTTCGGTGACGACCACCCTGCGCGGCACGCCGGAGTACATGGACTATCGCCAGATTCCGGTGTTGATGTGTTCGGGGGTCAAAAAGATGACCGGCGAACGATTCCACATGCCCAAGGAGGCCGATCTGGCCAAGGGCGACGATTATCTGGACAAACCATTCACCGCCGAGCAACTGCTGGGCAAGGTGAACAAGCTGCTGGGTAAGTGA
- a CDS encoding FAD-dependent oxidoreductase yields the protein MLIEALAIGGLGLASALGLGVAARIFAVEVDPLVQEIEEALPGANCGGCGFAGCASAAVAIASGKAPANVCVGGGPEIGATIAKILGVEVSFREPQIALPDCTYGTDKAELKFNYDGVRDCRAAVLLAGGAKVCEIGCLGLGTCAKACPFGAITIGADNLPHIDPSLCTGCGTCERVCPKNIIHLSSSTDRILQFNALENCVAPCQATCPAQINIPGYIKAVAEGRYEDAVLIIKEHNPLPLVCGRVCPHPCEDACRRGLDGEPVNINHIKRFAADYELNSGKRIKPLLLPSNGRKVAIIGGGPAGLTVAYYLVRLGYVPTIFEQQPKLGGMLRYGIPEYRLPKKILDWEIQGILELGVEARVNQKMGHDFTLQSLKDEGFEAIFVGPGCWASRNMQLEGEDLQGVLPGTDMLIDRGLEKPTPVGEKVVIIGGGNTALDCARTCWRLGAKEVTVLYRRSRKEMPANDIEVEEGAHEGLNYKFLAAPTRLIGENGKLKALEYITMELGEPDASGRRRPVPKKGSETIIEVDNVIAAIGQFPDLAFLEGDSGLKVTRWNTIDADETLGQTSVPGIFAAGDAVSGAATVVAAIGGARKAARSIHLYLGGKAQGDPERWYKKPSDVNRRITQIVGAPEPGTRAKMRELTVSERANSFVEVELGLLEEDARREAQRCLQCGLICYKKAGDSASCAACAGK from the coding sequence ATGCTTATCGAAGCATTGGCCATCGGCGGATTGGGACTGGCCTCGGCCTTGGGCCTGGGAGTGGCCGCCCGCATCTTCGCCGTTGAAGTCGACCCACTTGTCCAGGAAATCGAAGAGGCCCTGCCCGGCGCCAACTGCGGCGGTTGCGGCTTTGCCGGATGCGCCTCGGCGGCGGTGGCCATCGCCTCTGGCAAGGCTCCGGCCAACGTCTGCGTGGGCGGCGGCCCGGAAATTGGCGCGACCATCGCCAAAATCCTGGGCGTGGAGGTCTCCTTCCGCGAACCCCAGATCGCCCTGCCCGACTGCACCTACGGCACCGATAAGGCCGAGCTCAAGTTCAACTACGACGGCGTGCGGGATTGCCGGGCGGCGGTGCTCTTGGCCGGCGGGGCCAAAGTCTGCGAGATCGGCTGCCTGGGCTTGGGCACCTGCGCCAAGGCCTGCCCCTTCGGGGCCATCACCATCGGCGCCGACAACCTGCCCCACATCGATCCCAGCCTGTGCACCGGCTGCGGAACCTGCGAGCGGGTCTGCCCCAAAAACATCATCCATCTGTCTTCGTCCACCGACCGCATCCTCCAGTTCAACGCCCTGGAAAACTGCGTGGCCCCTTGTCAGGCCACCTGCCCGGCCCAGATCAACATCCCCGGCTACATCAAGGCCGTGGCCGAGGGCCGCTACGAAGACGCCGTGCTGATCATCAAGGAGCACAATCCCCTGCCCCTGGTCTGCGGCCGCGTCTGCCCCCATCCCTGCGAGGACGCCTGCCGCCGCGGGCTGGATGGCGAGCCGGTCAACATCAACCACATCAAACGCTTCGCCGCCGACTACGAGCTCAATTCGGGCAAGCGCATCAAACCCTTGCTGTTGCCCTCCAACGGCCGCAAGGTGGCGATCATCGGCGGCGGCCCGGCCGGCCTGACCGTGGCCTACTACCTGGTGCGCCTGGGCTACGTCCCCACCATCTTCGAGCAACAGCCCAAGTTGGGCGGCATGCTGCGTTACGGCATTCCCGAGTATCGCCTGCCCAAAAAGATCCTCGACTGGGAGATCCAGGGCATCCTGGAGTTGGGCGTCGAGGCCCGCGTCAACCAGAAAATGGGCCACGACTTCACCCTGCAAAGCCTGAAAGACGAAGGCTTCGAAGCCATCTTCGTGGGGCCTGGCTGCTGGGCCTCGCGCAACATGCAGCTTGAGGGCGAAGACCTGCAAGGCGTCCTGCCCGGCACCGACATGCTCATCGACCGTGGCCTGGAAAAACCGACCCCGGTGGGCGAAAAGGTCGTCATCATCGGCGGCGGCAACACCGCCCTGGACTGCGCCCGCACCTGCTGGCGTCTGGGGGCCAAGGAAGTCACCGTGCTCTATCGCCGCTCGCGCAAGGAAATGCCGGCCAACGACATCGAGGTCGAGGAAGGCGCCCACGAGGGGCTCAACTACAAGTTCCTGGCCGCGCCCACCCGCCTCATCGGCGAAAACGGCAAGCTCAAGGCCCTGGAATACATCACCATGGAGCTTGGCGAACCCGACGCCTCGGGCCGTCGCCGGCCGGTGCCCAAGAAAGGCTCCGAGACCATCATCGAGGTTGATAACGTCATCGCCGCCATCGGCCAGTTCCCCGATCTGGCCTTCCTCGAAGGCGACAGCGGCCTGAAAGTCACCCGCTGGAACACCATCGACGCCGATGAAACCCTGGGCCAGACCAGCGTGCCCGGCATCTTCGCCGCCGGCGACGCCGTCAGCGGCGCGGCCACGGTGGTGGCGGCCATCGGCGGGGCGCGCAAGGCCGCCCGTTCGATCCATCTCTACCTGGGCGGCAAGGCCCAGGGCGACCCGGAGCGCTGGTACAAAAAACCCTCGGACGTCAACCGCCGCATCACCCAGATCGTCGGCGCTCCCGAGCCTGGAACCAGGGCCAAAATGCGCGAGCTGACGGTCAGCGAGCGGGCTAACTCCTTTGTCGAGGTCGAACTGGGCCTACTTGAGGAAGACGCCCGCCGCGAAGCCCAACGCTGCTTGCAGTGCGGCCTGATCTGCTACAAAAAGGCCGGCGACAGCGCATCTTGCGCCGCCTGCGCCGGAAAGTGA
- the rsxE gene encoding electron transport complex subunit RsxE, with protein sequence MALMKEFTKGFWEVLPPFRLVLGLCPTLAVTTSAENGYGMGLATTFVLFGSNLIVSLLRKIIPSKVRIAAFIVVIASFVVIVELLMQAYVFGLYQQLGIFIPLIVVNCIILGRAEAFAAKNGPVASMLDGLGIGLGYTISLFALGAFREILGSGTLTLVAKAGLVFNIMGEGYEPFTFMVRAPGAFVGLGLMLGLINYISVKNEARKRRALS encoded by the coding sequence ATGGCTTTAATGAAGGAGTTCACCAAGGGCTTTTGGGAAGTCCTCCCGCCCTTCCGCCTGGTGCTGGGCCTGTGCCCCACCCTGGCCGTGACCACTTCCGCCGAAAACGGCTATGGCATGGGCCTGGCCACGACCTTCGTGTTGTTCGGCTCCAACCTGATCGTGTCGCTGTTGCGCAAGATCATCCCCAGCAAAGTGCGCATCGCCGCCTTCATCGTGGTCATCGCCAGCTTCGTGGTCATCGTCGAGCTGCTGATGCAGGCCTATGTATTCGGATTGTATCAGCAATTGGGCATATTCATCCCGCTGATCGTGGTCAACTGCATCATCCTGGGCCGGGCCGAGGCCTTCGCGGCCAAAAACGGACCCGTGGCCAGCATGCTCGACGGCCTGGGCATCGGCCTGGGCTACACCATCAGCCTGTTCGCCCTGGGCGCGTTCCGCGAGATCCTGGGTTCGGGCACGCTGACCCTGGTGGCCAAAGCCGGCCTGGTCTTCAACATCATGGGCGAAGGTTACGAGCCGTTCACCTTCATGGTCCGCGCGCCCGGCGCTTTTGTCGGCCTGGGCCTCATGCTTGGCCTGATCAACTACATCAGCGTCAAGAATGAAGCCCGCAAGAGGAGGGCCTTGTCATGA
- a CDS encoding RnfABCDGE type electron transport complex subunit D, with amino-acid sequence MSKQLLTVSTSPHMLGGMSVRSMHVEYIIALIPALATGVYYFGWPALLTVLLATGSAVVCELALTKLAKQPTKLDDLHAVVMGLLLGLILPPVVAGLEDACPWWIPVVGGALAVGLGKVLFGGIGAYPMNPVLIAWAALALSWPEHTMAFLDPMPWGTEDPEWVVSTAPLVEFKNDIGNMLSYEMANLWSGMYPSAVGAGGSWALLLGGVYLIIRRIVPWQIPLGVLAGLIGMALLATYTDSRIVEMELETFNDHWNVALFHMATGGLMITAFFLAPEPVSSPMTPWGMLLFGVGIGVMTVLVRHWGAPIDGAFYGVLIMNAATPLFDRIRPRVLGKVGSSA; translated from the coding sequence ATGAGCAAACAGCTTCTGACCGTATCCACCTCGCCGCACATGCTCGGCGGCATGAGCGTGCGCTCCATGCACGTCGAATACATCATCGCCCTGATCCCGGCCCTGGCCACGGGCGTCTATTACTTCGGCTGGCCGGCGTTGCTGACGGTGTTGTTGGCGACAGGCTCGGCGGTGGTCTGCGAACTGGCCCTGACCAAGCTGGCCAAGCAGCCGACCAAGCTCGACGACCTCCACGCGGTGGTAATGGGCCTTTTGCTGGGCCTGATCCTGCCGCCGGTGGTGGCGGGCCTCGAGGACGCCTGCCCCTGGTGGATCCCGGTGGTGGGCGGCGCTTTGGCCGTTGGCCTGGGCAAGGTTCTGTTCGGCGGCATCGGGGCCTATCCCATGAACCCGGTGCTGATCGCCTGGGCGGCGCTGGCCTTGTCCTGGCCCGAGCACACCATGGCCTTCCTTGATCCCATGCCCTGGGGCACGGAAGACCCCGAGTGGGTGGTCTCCACCGCTCCCCTGGTGGAGTTCAAAAACGATATCGGCAACATGCTTTCCTACGAGATGGCCAACCTCTGGAGCGGCATGTATCCCTCGGCGGTGGGCGCGGGTGGTTCCTGGGCCCTGCTGTTGGGCGGCGTGTACCTGATCATCCGGCGCATCGTGCCCTGGCAGATCCCGCTGGGCGTGCTGGCCGGGTTGATCGGCATGGCCCTGCTGGCCACCTACACTGACAGCCGCATCGTCGAGATGGAGCTTGAAACGTTCAACGATCACTGGAACGTGGCCCTGTTCCACATGGCCACGGGCGGCCTGATGATCACGGCGTTCTTCCTGGCGCCCGAGCCGGTCTCCAGCCCGATGACGCCGTGGGGCATGCTGCTTTTCGGCGTGGGCATCGGCGTGATGACCGTTTTGGTCCGGCATTGGGGCGCGCCCATCGACGGCGCGTTCTACGGCGTGTTGATCATGAACGCGGCCACTCCGCTGTTTGACCGCATCAGGCCGAGGGTCCTGGGGAAGGTTGGTAGCAGTGCGTGA
- a CDS encoding RnfABCDGE type electron transport complex subunit G: MRDIIKMAVVLTVICALSGLTLALVHDVTKEPIEYAMLKNVKEPAVMAVISGFDNDPIKDLVKIPIGKDKKGKDAFLMVFPAKKGGKTFAMAFETAAKGYHGDIGVMVGVDAEKNEVTGVSIVSHSETPGLGARITETDFTESFQGKSLENELTKDDINALSGATLSTNGVVAAVNNARTLFEQHRDQMLQ, encoded by the coding sequence GTGCGTGATATCATCAAAATGGCTGTGGTGCTCACCGTCATCTGTGCGCTCAGTGGCCTGACCTTGGCCCTGGTGCACGACGTGACCAAAGAGCCCATCGAGTACGCCATGCTCAAAAACGTCAAGGAGCCGGCCGTGATGGCCGTGATCAGCGGTTTCGACAACGACCCGATCAAGGATCTGGTCAAGATCCCCATCGGCAAGGATAAAAAGGGCAAGGACGCCTTCTTGATGGTCTTCCCGGCCAAAAAAGGCGGCAAGACCTTTGCCATGGCCTTTGAAACGGCGGCCAAGGGCTATCACGGCGACATCGGCGTGATGGTCGGCGTTGACGCGGAAAAGAACGAAGTGACCGGCGTGTCCATCGTCAGCCACAGCGAAACGCCGGGCCTGGGCGCCAGAATCACCGAGACCGACTTCACCGAGTCGTTCCAGGGCAAATCGCTGGAAAACGAGCTGACCAAAGACGATATCAACGCCCTCAGCGGCGCGACCCTGTCCACCAACGGCGTGGTCGCCGCCGTCAACAACGCGCGGACGCTTTTCGAACAGCACCGCGACCAGATGTTGCAGTAG
- a CDS encoding GNAT family N-acetyltransferase: MAGQAVKLMLNNGDQVDCLWLDRQNTAPLLELAGRVDSRTLGRHRQDLTDRAALEHWLEGLGQGGLSVLAALDSQAGGRTAGYIYLQKGQKSSAHIGEVEAFIHPDYRDLGLGSALLRFMAEYAEGQGLMFLKVDLPAERRDLVTAYKRLGFQIKAILEDYRVDRSGQPYDVIIMIKRLAVSGNRELLYSY, encoded by the coding sequence ATGGCTGGGCAAGCGGTCAAGTTGATGCTCAACAACGGCGACCAGGTCGACTGCCTGTGGCTGGACCGGCAGAACACCGCGCCCCTGCTGGAGTTGGCCGGTCGGGTCGACTCCAGGACGTTGGGCCGTCATCGTCAGGATCTGACCGACCGAGCCGCCCTGGAGCACTGGCTGGAAGGCCTGGGGCAAGGCGGGCTTTCGGTGCTGGCCGCCCTGGACAGCCAGGCCGGCGGCCGCACGGCCGGCTACATTTACTTGCAAAAAGGGCAGAAAAGTTCGGCGCACATCGGCGAGGTGGAGGCGTTCATCCATCCGGATTATCGCGATCTGGGCCTGGGCAGCGCCCTGCTCAGGTTCATGGCCGAATACGCCGAGGGCCAGGGGCTGATGTTCTTGAAGGTGGATCTGCCCGCCGAGCGCCGCGACCTGGTCACGGCGTACAAACGGCTGGGTTTTCAGATAAAAGCCATTTTGGAGGACTATCGTGTAGATCGCTCGGGCCAGCCGTACGACGTTATAATAATGATCAAGCGGTTGGCCGTGAGCGGCAACCGCGAGCTATTGTACAGTTACTAG
- the iorA gene encoding indolepyruvate ferredoxin oxidoreductase subunit alpha, giving the protein MDDLLSPKGGAQKLLLGNEAIVRGALEAGLAFATCYPGTPSSEVPDTLHRLMRQSPEQVKYHFEYSTNEKVALETASGAAAAGLRTLCTMKHVGLNVAADPLMTLAYSGVRAGMVILTADDPSLFSSQNEQDNRYYARQSGLPMLEPADPAQAKAMTKYAMELSEQLETPVLLRTTTRVNHTRGAVGLDDLPEVKTKAHFVKEPTRFVGVPAVSRNLHLRLLRIYEKAQALSEASPFNSVKGKGRLGVVACGVCVAYVADAVKDLDAAGQIKIFNLGFSWPLPEKKLARFLKSVDQVLVVEELEPLVENALRAIAQEKGIAVKISGKTPGAIPAVSVDVRAPEVFTRAYEYNPRLVRQTIAKAFKLKDNSPPVLDLSDRPALPGRPPNLCAGCPHRATYFAVKQAVGPEAVFTTDIGCYTLGMLPPISMADYLICMGSSVSSAGGIARATDQKVVAFIGDSTFFHSGITGLVNAVHNRHNFTLVILDNGTTAMTGHQPHPGVSQGLADDKTHVDIEKLVRGLGVEHVTTVKPFKVAASVKAIKEAADYPGVSVVISREICPLYGRRVAPRGRKPFRVDPGKCKNHRDCINTVACPAFYIAGDQPAINASQCIGCALCAQICPENAITPVKEA; this is encoded by the coding sequence ATGGACGATCTGCTTTCGCCAAAAGGCGGGGCCCAAAAACTGTTGCTGGGCAACGAGGCCATCGTGCGCGGCGCCCTGGAGGCCGGGTTGGCTTTCGCCACCTGTTATCCCGGCACGCCATCGTCGGAGGTGCCCGACACCCTGCATCGCCTGATGCGGCAAAGCCCCGAACAGGTCAAATACCACTTCGAATATTCCACCAACGAAAAAGTCGCCCTGGAGACGGCATCGGGCGCGGCGGCGGCCGGCCTGCGCACCCTGTGCACCATGAAGCACGTGGGCCTCAACGTGGCCGCCGATCCGCTGATGACCCTGGCCTACAGCGGCGTGCGCGCCGGCATGGTCATCCTCACCGCCGACGACCCGTCGCTTTTTTCCAGCCAGAACGAGCAGGACAACCGTTACTACGCCCGCCAGAGCGGCCTGCCCATGCTCGAACCGGCCGATCCGGCCCAGGCCAAGGCCATGACCAAATACGCCATGGAGCTGAGCGAACAGCTGGAGACGCCGGTGCTATTGCGCACTACCACCCGCGTCAACCACACCCGCGGCGCGGTGGGCCTGGACGATCTGCCCGAGGTCAAGACCAAGGCCCATTTCGTCAAGGAGCCCACCCGTTTCGTTGGCGTGCCCGCGGTCAGCCGCAACCTGCACCTGCGCCTTTTGCGCATTTACGAAAAGGCCCAGGCCCTCTCCGAGGCCTCGCCCTTCAATAGCGTCAAGGGCAAGGGCCGCCTGGGCGTGGTCGCCTGCGGCGTGTGCGTGGCCTACGTGGCCGACGCCGTCAAGGATCTGGACGCGGCGGGCCAGATCAAAATCTTCAACCTGGGCTTCAGTTGGCCCTTGCCCGAGAAAAAACTGGCCCGCTTCCTCAAAAGCGTCGACCAGGTGCTGGTGGTCGAGGAACTGGAGCCCCTGGTCGAAAACGCCCTGCGGGCCATCGCCCAGGAAAAGGGCATAGCCGTCAAGATCAGCGGCAAGACGCCCGGGGCCATCCCGGCCGTTTCGGTGGACGTGCGCGCGCCCGAGGTCTTTACCAGGGCCTATGAATACAACCCCCGCCTGGTGCGCCAAACTATCGCCAAGGCCTTCAAACTAAAAGATAATTCTCCGCCAGTGCTCGACCTGTCCGACAGGCCGGCGCTGCCGGGCCGGCCGCCAAACCTCTGCGCCGGCTGCCCCCACCGGGCCACCTACTTCGCCGTCAAGCAGGCCGTGGGGCCCGAGGCCGTCTTCACCACCGACATCGGCTGTTACACCCTGGGCATGCTGCCGCCCATCAGCATGGCCGATTACCTCATCTGCATGGGCAGCTCCGTCAGCAGCGCCGGCGGCATCGCTCGCGCCACCGACCAAAAGGTCGTGGCCTTCATAGGCGACAGCACATTTTTCCACTCGGGCATCACCGGCCTGGTCAACGCCGTGCACAACCGCCACAATTTCACCCTGGTCATTTTGGACAACGGCACCACGGCCATGACCGGCCACCAGCCCCACCCCGGCGTCAGCCAGGGCTTGGCCGACGACAAAACCCACGTCGACATCGAAAAGCTGGTGCGCGGCCTGGGCGTCGAGCACGTGACCACGGTCAAACCCTTCAAGGTGGCCGCCTCGGTCAAGGCCATCAAGGAGGCCGCCGACTACCCCGGCGTCAGCGTGGTCATCAGCCGCGAGATCTGTCCGCTCTACGGTCGCCGGGTGGCCCCGCGCGGCCGCAAGCCCTTCCGCGTCGATCCGGGCAAGTGCAAAAATCATCGCGACTGCATCAACACCGTGGCTTGTCCGGCCTTTTACATCGCCGGCGATCAGCCGGCCATCAATGCGTCCCAGTGCATCGGCTGCGCCCTCTGCGCCCAGATTTGCCCGGAAAACGCCATCACGCCGGTCAAGGAGGCCTGA
- a CDS encoding hybrid sensor histidine kinase/response regulator — translation MRAQPHVLVVDDDESAREAATILLGRWGNRVSVAECGEAGLDVVRRDPPDLCLVDLQMPGISGLDVLRAVKGIDADIQCVMVTGFATLRSAIDALQEGAYDFLAKPFSPDELKRAVDRALERRFLALETKSLREEKDRMEANFITMVSHQMRSPLAAVRQLMEVAATEALGPLPADYHDIVSRAARRMDELLQSIGAWLNMSQIEAKGVAERMEKAEVKPFIDLLTKRVEIEAMAAGQYLRVEHPEGGGAATIEADLASLMDALYNIASNAVKYNRVGGEVRIVWRADDYQVDVEISDQGPGIPEVELPYLFDDFFRSRKPELRAKPGTGLGLAIARRVVKAHGGEIAVRTKADEGTTFIISLPR, via the coding sequence TTGCGCGCGCAACCGCACGTTTTGGTCGTTGACGACGACGAATCGGCTCGCGAGGCGGCCACTATTTTATTGGGGCGTTGGGGCAATCGGGTCAGCGTGGCCGAATGCGGCGAAGCGGGCCTGGATGTTGTCCGCCGCGATCCGCCCGATTTGTGCCTGGTGGATTTGCAGATGCCCGGTATTTCGGGGCTGGATGTCTTGCGGGCGGTCAAGGGCATCGACGCCGATATCCAGTGCGTTATGGTCACTGGTTTCGCCACGTTGCGTTCGGCCATCGACGCGTTGCAGGAAGGCGCGTACGACTTTTTGGCCAAGCCCTTTTCGCCCGACGAGTTGAAACGGGCCGTGGACCGGGCGCTGGAGCGGCGTTTTCTGGCCCTGGAGACCAAGTCCCTGCGCGAGGAAAAAGACCGCATGGAGGCCAATTTCATCACCATGGTCTCGCACCAGATGCGCTCGCCCCTGGCGGCCGTGCGGCAGTTGATGGAAGTGGCGGCCACCGAGGCCCTGGGGCCTCTGCCGGCTGATTATCACGACATCGTCAGCCGGGCGGCCCGGCGCATGGACGAGCTGTTGCAGAGCATCGGCGCCTGGCTCAACATGAGCCAGATCGAGGCCAAGGGCGTGGCCGAACGCATGGAGAAGGCCGAGGTCAAGCCATTTATCGATCTGCTGACCAAGCGCGTGGAGATCGAAGCGATGGCGGCCGGTCAATATCTGCGGGTGGAGCACCCAGAGGGCGGCGGCGCGGCCACGATCGAGGCCGATTTGGCCAGCCTGATGGACGCCCTCTACAACATCGCCAGCAACGCGGTCAAATACAACCGGGTCGGCGGTGAGGTGAGGATAGTCTGGCGGGCCGACGACTATCAGGTCGACGTGGAGATAAGCGACCAGGGGCCGGGCATCCCCGAGGTCGAGTTGCCTTATTTGTTCGACGATTTTTTTCGCTCGCGCAAACCCGAGTTGCGGGCCAAGCCGGGCACGGGCCTGGGCCTGGCCATCGCCCGGCGGGTGGTCAAGGCCCACGGCGGTGAGATCGCCGTGCGCACCAAGGCCGACGAAGGCACGACGTTTATTATATCGCTGCCCCGCTGA